The genomic stretch GGGCGGACGGGCCCCCGCTCCGCCACGCTCGAGGTCAGGAGCATGGCGACGCCGATGACGAGGCCCGCCACGACCGCCATGAGCAGGTAGCCGAGGGCTTCGTTCTCCCCGCCCAGCCCGCGCAGGGCCGGGCCGCCCGCACCAAACAGCAGGATGGCCAGGGCCAGCACCAGGACACGGACGGACAGCAGCCGCGTGCGCTGGTCGTAGCTGGCCGTGAGCTCTGCCGGCAGCGCAATGTAGGGGACTTGGAACAGGCTGAACGCGGTGGCCGTGGCCATGAACGCCACCAGGACCCAGACGCCCGCCCAGCCGGGGCCCATGCCGGCCGGCACGGCGAACGTCAGGATGAAGAAGAGCGGCAGCAATGTCCCGCCCAGGACCATGAAGCGGCGCCGGGAACCCGTCGCCGCGAGCGAGTGGTCCGACCGGGCGCCGATGACCGGGTCAATCACCACGTCCCACACCTTGGCCGCCGTGACCAGCAGTCCCGCGGCGATGGCCGCGATCCCCAGCGTGTCCGTCATGTAATAGATGAGGACCAGCCCCGGAAGGGTGGCGAAGCCGCCGGTGCCGAGGGAGCCGAGTGCGTATCGGGCAACGGTCCGGGCCGGCAGCGGTGCCCCGGCTGGTGCCTGTTCTGGCGTGGTCATAACCAGAAGTGTACGCAACCATCGGTGGGCTGCGTCACTTGTTTCGCGCGCCGGGCACACAGCCTTGCCGGCCGCCGTCCTTCGGGACTTCCCCCATGCCTTGCGGCCCTGTTTACCGTGCGTCTTCCATTGGGACTTCCCCCATGACTTGCTGCCCACGCTCCGGTCCCAAGCCTGACGGTGCCCGGCCTGGGGAAGGTGCGCTCCGCCGTCGTGCCGGACACGTGCCTTGCTGCCCCAAAATCGATGGGCGTAGGCTCAGGGCATGATTGAAATTCCGTATCCTCTGGCCACGGAGCGGCTGGTGCTGCGCCGCTTCTCCACGGATGACCTCGACGCGTACTACGACTACCAGCGCCTGCCGGAGACGGCCCGCTACCTTTACGGGGAGGCGCGCAGCTACGCGCAGTGCATGCAGCGGATCGGGAACTACGTTCAGAGCAAGTTTGAGGGGCCGGGCGACTGGGCGACGTTCGTGATTGAGCGCAAGGGGCAGCCAGGGCTGATCGGCGAAATCGCGCTGAAGTGGAATTCGGGCGGGAAACCGGAAAATGGGGCCGGCCAAGGCGTGCTGGCCGACGGCGGCGCTAGGGACGACGGGACGGAGGACGGCGCGCCGGAACGCTTCGGGGAGCTCGGCTGGACCCTTGCCCCGGAGGCGCAGGGTTACGGCTACGCCACCGAATCGGCCCGTGCCGTGCTCGATTTGGCGCTGGGGTCCTGGGGCTTCCACCGGGTTGAGGCCCGGCTGGATGCGCGAAACACGGCCTCGGCCGCCATTTGCGAACGCCTCGGCATGCAGCGCGAAGGCGTGCTCCGCGACAACATGTACCTCAAGGGCGAGTGGACGTCGGAGGCGGTCTACGCCACGGTCCGCGACCCCCTTCCCGTCTCATCCAAGATGGACCGTGAAAAGGGCGAGGGCTAGGGGCGCGGTCCGATTGTAGTGAGAGAACTTCAGCAGGGGGTCGTCTCACTACAGCCGGACCAAAACCTCGAGTCCAATCGCAATATTCAGCCCGTCCACTTGCTTCCTGCCCAGGGCGTGGGGCCCGTATGGAGAACGCTGACTGGGACATGGGTGGCTTCTGATTCGTCCGGCGTCATTGCTTGGTGGACTGACGGATAGGTTCTGCATCCTTTTGTGGGGTGGGTGAAACCTTTTGGACCTTCGCGGACAATACAGTGCATGGGGAACATTCAACTCGACGACACCGAGCTGTGGTCGCGCAGTCTCAAGGGTGATGGTGACGCTTTTGGCCTGCTCTTTGACCGACATCACGGCAGGATCTTCCGTCATGCCTACCGGCTGATTCCAATCAGCCATGACGTCGAAGACGTGGTGGCGTTGGCGTTCCTTGAGCTTTGGCGGCGTAAAGAGAAAGTCAGGCTGGTTGACAGTTCGATTTTGCCCTGGCTACTAGTCACGACAACGAATG from Arthrobacter stackebrandtii encodes the following:
- a CDS encoding GNAT family N-acetyltransferase, whose translation is MIEIPYPLATERLVLRRFSTDDLDAYYDYQRLPETARYLYGEARSYAQCMQRIGNYVQSKFEGPGDWATFVIERKGQPGLIGEIALKWNSGGKPENGAGQGVLADGGARDDGTEDGAPERFGELGWTLAPEAQGYGYATESARAVLDLALGSWGFHRVEARLDARNTASAAICERLGMQREGVLRDNMYLKGEWTSEAVYATVRDPLPVSSKMDREKGEG